The following coding sequences are from one Collimonas arenae window:
- the tatB gene encoding Sec-independent protein translocase protein TatB, with protein sequence MIDIGLTKLALIGVVALIVVGPEKLPTVARMAGSLFGRAQRYINEVKSEVSREIELEELRKMQKDVQEAASDIEQSISQSISETKHSLHAAWDDNLEVGANGNTTDQLKVEQLAIKAKSFRKKKLARSSAIPAWYKQQNGYRASVLSGAARVAKYRPASQGKASGSFFS encoded by the coding sequence ATGATCGATATTGGTCTCACTAAACTCGCACTGATTGGCGTCGTCGCACTGATTGTGGTCGGCCCCGAAAAACTGCCGACCGTGGCGCGTATGGCCGGGTCGTTGTTTGGCCGCGCCCAGCGCTATATCAATGAGGTGAAGTCGGAAGTCAGCCGCGAGATCGAGCTGGAAGAATTGCGCAAGATGCAGAAGGATGTGCAGGAAGCTGCCAGCGACATCGAGCAAAGCATTTCGCAGAGCATCTCTGAAACCAAGCATTCCCTGCATGCGGCGTGGGACGACAATCTCGAAGTCGGCGCCAACGGCAACACAACGGATCAACTGAAGGTTGAGCAGTTGGCGATCAAGGCCAAGAGTTTTCGCAAGAAAAAATTGGCACGCAGCAGCGCCATCCCGGCCTGGTACAAGCAACAGAACGGCTACCGGGCCAGTGTGCTGTCGGGCGCAGCCCGCGTCGCCAAATACCGCCCCGCCAGCCAAGGCAAGGCTTCTGGCTCATTCTTTTCATGA
- the hisI gene encoding phosphoribosyl-AMP cyclohydrolase, which translates to MSSVSWLNKVRWDEHGLVPVIAQEVGSNDVLMFAWMNRDALAKTVALGEAVYWSRSRKKLWHKGEESGHVQKVHEIRLDCDEDVVLLKVTQAGDIACHTGRHSCFFQKYESDSKSWEAVDPVLKEPDEIYK; encoded by the coding sequence ATGAGCAGCGTAAGTTGGTTAAACAAGGTCAGATGGGATGAACACGGCCTGGTGCCGGTAATTGCCCAGGAAGTCGGTTCCAACGACGTATTGATGTTCGCGTGGATGAATCGCGACGCGCTGGCGAAGACCGTGGCGCTGGGCGAGGCAGTTTACTGGAGCCGCTCGCGCAAGAAACTCTGGCACAAGGGCGAAGAATCCGGCCACGTGCAAAAGGTGCATGAAATTCGTCTCGATTGCGATGAAGACGTGGTCTTGCTGAAAGTGACCCAGGCCGGCGATATTGCTTGCCACACAGGGCGCCATTCCTGCTTCTTCCAGAAATACGAGAGCGACAGCAAGAGCTGGGAAGCGGTCGACCCGGTATTGAAGGAACCGGACGAAATTTACAAATGA
- a CDS encoding S1C family serine protease, producing MRRFWLLFAQTVTIGLAIWFIVTTLKPDWATGSLTSSPLHIAASKVPLQEVAPGTPTPGSYRDASHRAMPSVVNIFTSKDAKPTTPPQVLEDPLLRKFFGDRGDDSDDKQSSLGSGVVVSSQGYILTNNHVIEAADEIEVALADGRTATAKVVGADPETDLAVIKIDLPNLPAITLGHADQASVGDVVLAIGNPFGVGQTVTMGIISALGRNHLGINTFENFIQTDAAINPGNSGGALVDTNGNLLGINTAIYSRTGGSLGIGFAIPMTTAKTVMESIINTGHVVRGYLGVEPQDITPELAESFGLTRKTGAIIAGVLKNGPADKAGLKPGDILVAVEGKPIADTTDMMNQIAQLQPGTKAKLTVLRKTQESTLEAVIGKRPPVKRQAESE from the coding sequence ATGCGACGTTTCTGGCTGTTATTTGCGCAAACCGTAACCATCGGTTTAGCGATCTGGTTCATTGTAACGACCTTGAAGCCCGACTGGGCAACCGGATCGCTGACAAGCTCGCCTCTGCATATCGCCGCATCGAAGGTGCCGTTGCAGGAGGTGGCGCCAGGAACGCCAACGCCGGGCTCCTATCGCGACGCCTCACATCGGGCGATGCCGTCGGTGGTGAACATCTTTACCAGCAAAGACGCCAAGCCGACCACTCCGCCACAGGTACTGGAAGACCCGCTGCTCAGAAAATTCTTCGGCGATCGCGGCGACGATTCGGACGACAAGCAATCCAGCCTTGGCTCGGGCGTGGTGGTCAGTTCGCAAGGCTACATCCTGACCAATAATCATGTGATTGAAGCTGCAGATGAGATCGAGGTGGCATTGGCCGACGGCCGCACCGCAACCGCCAAAGTAGTGGGCGCCGATCCGGAAACCGACCTGGCCGTGATCAAGATCGATCTGCCAAACCTGCCGGCGATCACGCTCGGCCACGCCGATCAGGCCAGCGTCGGCGATGTGGTGCTGGCGATCGGCAATCCATTCGGCGTCGGCCAGACCGTGACCATGGGCATTATTTCCGCGCTCGGCCGCAACCATCTCGGCATCAATACGTTCGAGAACTTCATCCAGACCGATGCCGCGATCAACCCAGGCAACTCCGGCGGTGCGCTGGTCGACACCAACGGTAACCTGCTAGGCATCAATACCGCCATCTATTCACGCACCGGCGGCTCGCTTGGCATCGGCTTTGCGATCCCGATGACGACCGCCAAGACCGTGATGGAATCGATCATCAATACCGGCCACGTAGTGCGCGGCTACCTCGGCGTCGAACCGCAGGACATCACGCCGGAACTGGCGGAAAGCTTTGGTCTGACTCGCAAGACCGGCGCCATCATTGCTGGCGTGCTGAAAAACGGCCCGGCCGACAAAGCCGGCCTGAAGCCCGGTGATATCCTGGTTGCCGTCGAAGGCAAGCCGATTGCCGACACCACCGACATGATGAATCAGATCGCCCAGCTACAGCCTGGCACCAAAGCCAAGCTGACCGTATTGCGCAAGACACAGGAATCGACTCTGGAAGCGGTCATCGGGAAACGCCCACCGGTAAAACGCCAGGCTGAGTCGGAATAA
- the hisF gene encoding imidazole glycerol phosphate synthase subunit HisF codes for MSLAKRIIPCLDVTNGRVVKGVNFLELRDAGDPVEIARRYDEQGADEITFLDITASSDNRDLILPIIEAVASQVFIPLTVGGGVRAVEDVRRLLNAGADKVGINTSAVTNPQLVADAAAKYGSQCIVVAIDAKQVAPGKWEVFTHGGRKATGLDAIEWAQKMEQLGAGEILLTSMDRDGTKVGFDLALTSSVSNAVTIPVIASGGVGGLQDLADGIKIGRADAVLAASIFHYGQHTVQEAKQFMAAQQIPMRLA; via the coding sequence ATGAGCCTCGCCAAACGCATCATCCCTTGCCTGGACGTGACCAATGGCCGCGTCGTCAAGGGCGTCAATTTTCTTGAACTGCGCGACGCCGGCGATCCGGTCGAGATCGCTCGTCGCTACGATGAGCAGGGCGCCGACGAAATCACTTTCCTCGACATCACCGCATCATCCGATAACCGCGACCTGATCCTGCCGATCATTGAAGCAGTCGCATCGCAGGTCTTCATCCCGCTGACGGTGGGTGGCGGTGTGCGTGCGGTCGAGGATGTGCGCCGCTTGCTGAACGCAGGCGCCGACAAGGTCGGCATAAACACTTCCGCCGTCACCAATCCGCAACTGGTGGCCGATGCCGCCGCCAAGTACGGGTCGCAATGCATCGTGGTTGCCATCGACGCCAAGCAGGTCGCGCCCGGCAAGTGGGAAGTGTTCACGCATGGCGGCCGCAAGGCTACCGGTCTCGATGCGATCGAATGGGCGCAAAAGATGGAACAACTGGGGGCGGGCGAAATACTGCTCACCAGCATGGACCGCGACGGCACCAAGGTCGGCTTCGACCTGGCCCTGACCAGCAGCGTGTCGAACGCCGTGACGATCCCGGTGATTGCCTCCGGCGGCGTCGGCGGTTTGCAGGACCTGGCCGACGGCATCAAGATCGGCCGCGCCGATGCGGTGCTGGCAGCCAGCATTTTTCACTATGGTCAACACACTGTGCAGGAAGCCAAGCAGTTCATGGCGGCACAGCAGATTCCGATGAGGCTAGCATGA
- a CDS encoding acyl-CoA dehydrogenase C-terminal domain-containing protein, producing the protein MGQYVAPLRDMQFVMHELLHVEDELKQLPKHAEIDADIINQVLEEGGKFTSQVLFPLNHSGDREGCHHDKTTHTVTAPKGFKEAYKQYVEAGWPALSCDPEFGGQGLPLVINNSFYEMMNSANQAWTMYPGLSHGAYECLHAHGTPEQQALYLPKLVSGEWTGTMCLTESHCGTDLGMLRSKAEPQADGSYSITGSKIFISAGEHDMSENIIHLVLARLPGAPEGSKGISLFLVPKFLPNADGSLGARNPITCGAIEEKMGIHGNSTCQMNLDGATGWLIGAPHKGLNAMFVFMNAARLGVGMQGLGLTEVAYQNALVYAKDRIQMRSLSGIKAPDRPADPIIVHPDVRRMLLTAKAYAEGARAFCSYVALQLDKELNHPDEQVRKDCADEVALLTPVVKAFITDNAWTSTSECMQVYGGHGFIAEWGMEQYVRDARINMIYEGTNTIQSLDLLGRKVLMDNGAKLKKFGAKVQAFIEENGADEALSEFITPLADLGDKVSKLTMEIGMKAFQNPDEAGAAAVPYLRVVGHLVYAYFFAQMAKIALAKQDSGDKFYVSKLATARFYFARLLPETAMLIRQARSGSGSLMALEADLF; encoded by the coding sequence ATGGGTCAATACGTCGCGCCACTGCGGGATATGCAATTCGTCATGCACGAGTTGCTGCATGTAGAAGATGAGTTGAAGCAATTGCCGAAGCATGCCGAGATCGATGCCGACATCATCAATCAGGTGCTGGAAGAGGGCGGGAAATTTACCTCCCAGGTATTGTTCCCGCTGAACCATTCCGGCGACCGCGAAGGCTGCCACCACGACAAGACTACGCACACTGTCACTGCACCAAAAGGCTTCAAGGAAGCCTACAAGCAGTACGTCGAAGCCGGCTGGCCTGCGCTCTCCTGCGATCCAGAATTCGGCGGCCAGGGCCTGCCGCTGGTGATCAACAATTCGTTCTACGAAATGATGAATTCGGCCAACCAGGCCTGGACCATGTACCCGGGCCTGTCGCACGGCGCCTACGAGTGCCTGCACGCACACGGCACTCCGGAGCAGCAAGCGCTGTACCTGCCTAAACTGGTTTCCGGCGAATGGACCGGCACCATGTGCCTGACCGAATCGCATTGCGGCACCGACCTTGGCATGCTGCGCTCGAAAGCCGAGCCGCAAGCCGATGGTTCTTACAGCATCACCGGCAGCAAGATTTTCATTTCGGCCGGCGAGCACGACATGTCGGAAAACATCATCCACCTGGTGCTGGCGCGCCTGCCTGGCGCACCGGAAGGTTCCAAGGGCATCTCGCTGTTCCTGGTGCCGAAATTCCTGCCAAATGCAGACGGTTCACTGGGTGCACGCAATCCGATCACTTGCGGCGCCATCGAAGAAAAAATGGGCATCCACGGCAATTCGACCTGCCAGATGAACCTGGACGGCGCGACCGGCTGGCTCATCGGTGCGCCGCACAAGGGCTTGAACGCGATGTTCGTGTTCATGAACGCCGCCCGCCTGGGCGTCGGCATGCAAGGTTTGGGTTTGACTGAAGTGGCTTACCAGAACGCTTTGGTCTATGCGAAAGACCGTATCCAGATGCGCAGCCTGTCGGGCATCAAGGCGCCTGACCGCCCAGCCGATCCGATCATCGTCCATCCTGACGTGCGTCGCATGCTATTGACCGCAAAGGCGTATGCTGAAGGCGCGCGCGCTTTCTGTTCTTACGTGGCGCTGCAACTGGACAAGGAACTGAACCACCCGGACGAACAAGTGCGCAAGGATTGCGCTGATGAAGTCGCTCTGCTGACACCAGTGGTCAAGGCTTTCATCACCGACAATGCCTGGACTTCGACATCGGAATGCATGCAGGTGTATGGCGGCCACGGCTTCATCGCAGAGTGGGGCATGGAGCAATATGTGCGCGATGCCCGCATCAACATGATCTATGAAGGCACCAACACCATCCAGTCGCTCGATCTGCTGGGCCGCAAGGTGTTGATGGACAACGGCGCCAAGCTGAAGAAATTCGGCGCCAAGGTGCAGGCGTTCATCGAAGAGAACGGCGCCGACGAAGCGCTGTCGGAATTCATCACGCCGCTGGCCGACCTCGGCGACAAGGTCAGCAAGCTGACCATGGAAATCGGCATGAAGGCTTTCCAGAATCCTGACGAAGCCGGTGCAGCAGCAGTACCTTACCTGCGTGTAGTTGGCCACCTGGTGTACGCCTACTTCTTTGCACAAATGGCAAAGATCGCTTTGGCCAAGCAAGATTCAGGCGACAAGTTCTACGTTTCCAAGTTGGCGACCGCACGTTTCTATTTCGCCCGTCTGCTGCCAGAAACTGCAATGTTGATTCGTCAGGCGCGTTCCGGTTCGGGCAGCCTGATGGCGCTGGAAGCAGATTTGTTCTAA
- a CDS encoding DUF2461 domain-containing protein: protein MHVRDLTQYLAELSENNNRAWFVMNKPRYDILRAEFLELVIRLIAEISKFDPAVAACNPKKALFRINRDMRFSHDKSPYKTHFSASITASGLKKPSQGGGPAYYFHIDASGTLLVAGGEYMPPSDRLRAIRRHIVDDAGGFGKLLKNKKLMGTYGDLQTEGQLTRPPKGFDADLPHIEYIKLKNFIVWKEQHLKKMLSDELEKELVSSFKDALPLVGWLRQIKTPIEE, encoded by the coding sequence ATGCACGTACGCGACCTCACGCAATACCTCGCCGAACTATCGGAAAACAACAACCGGGCCTGGTTCGTCATGAACAAGCCACGCTACGATATCCTGCGCGCCGAGTTCCTCGAACTGGTGATCCGCCTGATTGCGGAAATCAGCAAGTTCGATCCTGCAGTTGCCGCCTGCAATCCGAAAAAGGCGCTGTTCCGGATCAATCGCGACATGCGTTTTTCGCACGACAAGAGTCCGTATAAAACACATTTTTCCGCATCCATCACGGCCAGCGGCCTGAAGAAGCCAAGCCAGGGCGGCGGCCCTGCTTATTACTTCCACATCGATGCTAGCGGCACCCTGCTGGTCGCTGGCGGCGAATATATGCCGCCATCGGATCGGCTGCGCGCGATTCGCCGCCACATCGTTGATGACGCTGGCGGATTCGGCAAGCTGCTGAAAAACAAGAAATTGATGGGGACTTACGGCGACCTGCAAACGGAAGGCCAATTGACTCGGCCGCCCAAGGGTTTCGATGCCGACCTGCCGCACATCGAATACATCAAGTTGAAGAATTTCATCGTCTGGAAAGAACAGCACCTGAAGAAGATGCTGTCCGACGAGCTGGAAAAGGAATTGGTCAGCAGCTTCAAGGATGCCCTCCCGCTGGTGGGCTGGCTACGGCAGATCAAGACACCGATAGAGGAATAG
- the tatA gene encoding Sec-independent protein translocase subunit TatA — protein MGSFSIWHWLIVLVIVMLVFGTKKIGNMGSDLGKAVKGFKDGVKGEEEKSEADKAAIDVTAKEKDKSGN, from the coding sequence ATGGGTTCGTTCAGTATTTGGCATTGGCTGATTGTGTTGGTCATCGTGATGTTGGTGTTTGGCACCAAGAAAATCGGCAATATGGGTTCCGACCTGGGTAAGGCGGTCAAAGGCTTCAAGGATGGCGTCAAGGGCGAGGAAGAAAAATCCGAGGCGGACAAGGCCGCTATCGACGTGACAGCCAAAGAAAAGGACAAGTCCGGCAACTGA
- a CDS encoding RNA-binding S4 domain-containing protein, producing MSKTVSKTAGKAVSNTVDAVRIDKWLWAARFFKTRTLAGDAVDNGKIRLNDERTKPARNLKIGDMLAIDNGAGTWEVEVMLLADTRSAAAIAQTLYRETEESVVLRGKLAEDRKFFREPTIEIKGRPTKRDRRLLDKAQS from the coding sequence ATGAGCAAAACAGTCAGCAAAACAGCAGGCAAAGCAGTGAGCAACACCGTCGACGCGGTACGCATCGACAAATGGCTCTGGGCGGCGCGGTTTTTCAAGACCCGCACACTGGCCGGCGACGCAGTTGATAACGGCAAGATCCGCCTGAACGACGAGCGTACCAAGCCGGCGCGCAATCTGAAGATCGGCGACATGCTGGCGATAGACAATGGCGCCGGCACGTGGGAAGTGGAAGTGATGCTGCTGGCCGATACGCGCAGTGCGGCGGCGATTGCACAGACGCTTTACCGCGAAACCGAGGAAAGCGTTGTCTTGCGCGGCAAACTGGCCGAAGACCGCAAGTTCTTCCGTGAACCGACCATCGAAATCAAGGGCCGGCCGACCAAGCGCGACCGCCGTTTGTTGGACAAGGCGCAATCCTGA
- the tatC gene encoding twin-arginine translocase subunit TatC, translated as MTEEQKTGVEETFISHLVELRNRIMKAAIAIVVVFLCLMPWSANIYDFLAAPMLGALPHGSKMIATGVITPFLIPVKVTLLVAFVIALPWVLYQLWAFIAPGLYSHEKKLIAPLVVSSSILFIAGVAFCYYLVFGVIFHFINKVAPASISVTPDIDNYFDFVMTMFIAFGVTFEVPIVVIVLVRMGLVSLEKLRSIRPYVIVGAFVVAAVVTPPDIMSQMLLAVPLCLLYEVGLLFAPLFVKATQAPAESEETI; from the coding sequence ATGACTGAAGAACAGAAAACCGGCGTAGAAGAGACTTTCATTTCGCATCTGGTGGAATTGCGGAATCGCATCATGAAGGCCGCGATTGCGATTGTCGTGGTGTTCCTGTGCCTGATGCCGTGGTCGGCGAATATCTACGACTTCCTGGCGGCGCCTATGCTGGGCGCCCTGCCACATGGCAGCAAGATGATTGCTACCGGTGTCATCACGCCATTCCTGATCCCGGTCAAGGTGACATTGCTGGTCGCCTTCGTCATCGCCCTGCCTTGGGTGCTATATCAGTTGTGGGCATTCATCGCACCGGGTTTGTACTCCCATGAAAAGAAACTTATCGCGCCGCTGGTGGTGTCTTCCTCTATCCTGTTCATCGCCGGAGTGGCTTTCTGTTATTACTTGGTGTTCGGCGTAATTTTCCACTTCATCAACAAGGTGGCGCCGGCATCGATTTCGGTGACGCCGGATATCGACAACTACTTCGATTTCGTGATGACCATGTTCATCGCCTTCGGCGTGACCTTTGAGGTGCCGATCGTGGTGATCGTGCTGGTGCGCATGGGCTTGGTCTCGCTGGAAAAATTGAGATCGATCCGCCCCTACGTGATTGTCGGCGCGTTCGTGGTAGCGGCGGTGGTGACACCGCCCGATATCATGAGCCAGATGCTGCTGGCCGTGCCTTTGTGTCTGCTGTACGAGGTTGGCCTGCTGTTCGCGCCGCTGTTTGTCAAAGCCACGCAGGCGCCTGCCGAATCGGAAGAGACGATCTAA
- a CDS encoding TetR/AcrR family transcriptional regulator encodes MRKGEMTRAAILDVAITLASRDGLEGLTIGLLAEKMNMSKSGVFAHFGSREDLQIEVVKLYHRQFEQEVFYPSIKEARGLPRLEAMYARWIRQVTIEIASGCIYISGAVEYDDRPGEIREQLVSMVRTWQQALHRCALQAIEAGHLRDDTDADQLVYEMYGLILGLHHDARFLKKAGSVERAQKGFDRLIDSYRNTAQVSKPVAAAKKSSQTNQKISAKTAA; translated from the coding sequence ATGCGTAAAGGCGAAATGACGCGCGCAGCGATTCTCGACGTCGCCATTACTCTGGCAAGCCGTGACGGCCTTGAAGGTTTGACGATTGGCTTGCTCGCCGAAAAAATGAACATGAGCAAATCCGGCGTGTTCGCGCATTTCGGCTCGCGTGAGGATCTGCAGATCGAAGTGGTGAAGTTGTACCACCGCCAGTTCGAGCAGGAAGTATTCTATCCCAGCATCAAAGAAGCGCGCGGCTTGCCACGCCTGGAAGCCATGTATGCGCGCTGGATCCGTCAGGTGACGATTGAAATCGCCTCGGGTTGCATCTACATCAGCGGTGCCGTCGAATACGACGATCGTCCTGGTGAAATCCGCGAGCAATTGGTCAGCATGGTGCGTACTTGGCAGCAGGCGTTGCATCGCTGCGCGTTGCAAGCCATCGAAGCAGGTCACCTGCGGGACGATACCGATGCCGACCAGTTGGTCTACGAAATGTACGGTCTGATTCTCGGACTGCATCACGATGCCCGTTTCCTGAAGAAGGCAGGCAGCGTCGAACGTGCGCAAAAAGGCTTCGATCGCCTGATTGACAGTTACCGCAATACCGCGCAGGTTTCCAAGCCAGTTGCAGCGGCAAAGAAATCCTCGCAAACGAATCAAAAAATCTCTGCCAAGACGGCAGCTTGA
- a CDS encoding phosphoribosyl-ATP diphosphatase: protein MSDTLQRLAAVIESRKPANGGNPETSYVARLFVKGDDAILKKIGEEATETVMAAKDARVDGDVSHVLYECADLWFHSMVLLAQFNLTPQDVLNELARREGLSGIEEKASRKLSEGVSVGEQRESGKNKI, encoded by the coding sequence ATGAGCGATACCTTACAGCGTTTGGCGGCCGTCATTGAGTCGCGCAAGCCGGCCAACGGCGGCAATCCGGAGACGTCCTACGTGGCGCGTCTGTTCGTCAAGGGCGACGATGCGATCCTGAAGAAGATCGGCGAGGAGGCGACAGAAACCGTGATGGCAGCCAAGGACGCGCGGGTCGATGGCGATGTTTCACACGTGCTGTATGAGTGTGCGGACCTGTGGTTTCATTCGATGGTCCTGCTGGCCCAGTTCAACCTGACGCCGCAAGATGTGCTGAACGAGTTGGCGCGGCGCGAAGGTTTATCCGGGATCGAAGAAAAAGCTAGCCGGAAGTTGAGCGAGGGCGTGAGCGTGGGCGAGCAGCGGGAATCTGGCAAGAACAAGATCTGA
- a CDS encoding histidine triad nucleotide-binding protein produces the protein MENCIFCKIAAKQIPSKLIYEDDDLIAFHDINPAAPVHLLIVPKQHIPTLADCTEQHAALLGKMALLAPRLAQEQGCGYQLDAQGQASGGYKTLFNVGPDGGQEVYHLHMHVIGGPRPWRGQR, from the coding sequence TTGGAAAATTGTATTTTTTGCAAAATTGCAGCCAAGCAGATTCCGTCGAAACTGATTTACGAGGACGACGACCTGATCGCCTTTCACGACATCAATCCGGCGGCGCCGGTGCATCTGCTGATCGTGCCGAAGCAGCATATCCCGACGCTGGCCGACTGTACCGAACAACACGCTGCGCTCCTGGGTAAAATGGCGCTCCTGGCGCCGCGCCTGGCGCAAGAACAGGGTTGCGGCTACCAGCTGGATGCACAGGGCCAAGCCAGTGGCGGCTACAAGACCTTGTTCAACGTCGGACCCGACGGTGGCCAGGAGGTGTACCATTTGCATATGCACGTCATCGGTGGTCCACGGCCATGGCGCGGACAGCGCTGA
- a CDS encoding Nif3-like dinuclear metal center hexameric protein, translated as MSQKSVSRTELAKYLAEALNITQFRDYCPNGLQVEGRAEISRLVTGVTASQALLEAALDNDADAILVHHGYFWRGEDARVIGPKYKRLKLLLTHDINLFAYHLPLDSPPLFGNNVQLAQQLGLAPNGRFGDDNLGWLGNISDAGVRTVGDLAAVIERKLKRVPVLIGDPDQPLAQVGWCTGAAQSLLGDAIAAGAGVFISGEISEPTVHLARESGVAYLAAGHHATERYGVQALGSHLAEHFGLQHQFIDIDNPV; from the coding sequence ATGAGTCAAAAGTCGGTAAGTCGTACCGAACTGGCAAAATATCTTGCCGAAGCATTAAATATTACACAGTTCCGAGATTATTGCCCAAATGGCTTGCAGGTGGAAGGACGCGCTGAAATTAGCCGGCTGGTGACCGGTGTCACCGCCAGTCAGGCGTTGCTGGAAGCGGCGCTGGACAACGACGCAGATGCGATCCTGGTGCATCACGGCTACTTTTGGCGGGGTGAGGACGCGCGCGTGATTGGCCCCAAATACAAGCGTCTGAAATTGCTGTTGACGCATGACATCAATTTGTTCGCCTATCATCTGCCGCTCGATTCGCCCCCACTCTTCGGCAACAATGTACAGTTGGCGCAGCAACTCGGCTTGGCGCCGAACGGACGCTTCGGTGACGACAATCTGGGCTGGCTCGGCAACATCAGCGATGCTGGGGTGCGCACAGTCGGCGATCTTGCTGCTGTGATCGAACGCAAGCTTAAACGTGTCCCGGTGCTGATCGGCGATCCAGACCAGCCGCTGGCGCAAGTGGGCTGGTGTACCGGCGCCGCTCAAAGTCTGTTGGGTGACGCCATTGCTGCCGGAGCAGGCGTATTTATCAGCGGTGAAATTTCCGAACCGACCGTACACCTGGCGCGGGAAAGCGGCGTTGCTTACCTGGCGGCTGGTCATCATGCGACCGAGCGCTACGGTGTTCAGGCGCTAGGAAGCCATCTCGCCGAGCATTTCGGTTTGCAGCACCAGTTCATCGATATCGACAACCCTGTGTAG